From Catenulispora sp. GP43, one genomic window encodes:
- a CDS encoding ribonuclease domain-containing protein: protein MPTQRRLGLSWTKRLAVAVAATASAVTVTVIASPAANATVYGSCNISGCAAAASANSTWQSMNYPSSRGWYDWPDGECNYAGGTYYNDDGQLPAGDSFQEFDVNPRACGAHRDAVRIVVDMDTGEVWYSPDHYSDFYQLSGS, encoded by the coding sequence GCCTGTCCTGGACGAAACGCCTCGCCGTGGCCGTCGCCGCCACCGCGTCCGCCGTCACCGTCACCGTCATCGCCAGCCCCGCCGCCAACGCGACCGTGTACGGATCCTGCAACATCAGCGGCTGTGCCGCCGCGGCCTCGGCGAACTCGACCTGGCAGTCCATGAACTACCCGAGCTCGCGCGGCTGGTACGACTGGCCGGACGGCGAGTGCAACTACGCCGGCGGCACCTACTACAACGACGACGGCCAGCTGCCCGCCGGCGACAGCTTCCAGGAGTTCGACGTCAACCCGCGCGCGTGCGGCGCGCACCGCGACGCGGTACGGATCGTCGTGGACATGGACACCGGGGAGGTGTGGTACTCGCCGGACCACTACAGCGACTTCTACCAGCTGTCGGGCTCGTAG
- a CDS encoding PQQ-binding-like beta-propeller repeat protein: protein MRDETSDGDLATHPAATRYRRRAAGAALILVLGLTVGFAVAMNILGWHAAFFGPHVGACHAVGAKSGCAASPGFPSIIFLAVGPFFVIGGLCSAAVKWWPTSLRKKLPRAILAVGVIIGLFPGVFIYHWRRTSEASLSIGGLHVPQARWVAATDRPSTVREVGSWADGSTVVRVRTDAVIAYAAGDGHVEWTFPIPGQDTVCTVSHTVSEHIGLVAYRADGQPCTEVGAIDLRSGKQLWTVEREASALSAIIETSSSNSVAVGADTALLKEDGGIRAVSLRDGTPRWRSQVTDSCTEDAVAGDAGQVLAIEGCGSGGETVALDASTGAVRWKAKLPVPGSFDVRQVLSVDPAVVHVSEQASRPVDVVVSYDAQGRQRAAIPTAQPDEDIAISDPVADLLQDAPVPHAVITDDLLVSPVTLPDGTDQMAAFSLADGHRLWQNTADSDSDWWTSNRTAALDLQPDGLYVATPGWSRPRIVRLDPGTGRVTMAYVISGDKRFDWDGGELFVVDGGYVRVAEDGTGDNRPIAMWR from the coding sequence GTGCGAGACGAGACATCGGACGGGGACCTCGCGACGCACCCCGCGGCGACGCGCTACCGCAGGAGGGCGGCCGGTGCCGCCCTCATCCTGGTTCTCGGCCTGACAGTCGGCTTCGCCGTGGCGATGAACATCCTCGGCTGGCATGCCGCGTTCTTCGGGCCGCACGTCGGCGCGTGCCACGCCGTGGGCGCGAAGTCCGGTTGCGCCGCGTCGCCGGGCTTCCCGTCGATCATCTTCCTGGCCGTCGGCCCGTTCTTCGTGATCGGCGGCCTCTGCTCGGCCGCCGTGAAGTGGTGGCCGACGAGCTTGCGCAAGAAGCTCCCGCGCGCGATCCTCGCCGTCGGTGTCATCATCGGCCTGTTCCCCGGTGTGTTCATCTATCACTGGCGGCGGACCAGCGAGGCCAGCCTTTCGATCGGCGGCCTGCACGTGCCGCAAGCCCGGTGGGTCGCCGCGACGGACCGGCCGTCGACGGTCCGCGAGGTGGGCTCCTGGGCTGACGGCTCGACGGTCGTGCGCGTGCGGACCGATGCGGTCATCGCCTATGCGGCCGGCGACGGGCATGTCGAATGGACCTTCCCGATCCCCGGCCAGGACACCGTCTGCACCGTCAGCCACACCGTGTCCGAGCACATCGGCCTGGTCGCCTATCGGGCCGACGGGCAGCCGTGCACGGAAGTCGGGGCCATTGATCTGCGGAGCGGGAAGCAGTTGTGGACCGTCGAGCGTGAAGCCTCGGCGCTCTCCGCCATCATCGAGACTTCCTCCTCCAACTCCGTAGCCGTCGGCGCGGACACCGCTCTCCTGAAGGAGGACGGCGGGATCCGGGCGGTCTCACTCCGCGACGGGACGCCGCGGTGGCGGAGCCAGGTCACGGATTCCTGTACCGAGGACGCGGTCGCGGGGGACGCGGGTCAGGTGCTGGCCATCGAAGGCTGCGGCTCCGGCGGGGAGACGGTCGCCCTCGACGCGAGTACCGGGGCCGTCCGCTGGAAGGCGAAGCTCCCGGTCCCGGGCTCCTTCGACGTGCGGCAGGTCCTGTCGGTCGATCCCGCCGTCGTGCACGTCTCCGAACAGGCGTCGCGGCCCGTGGACGTCGTCGTCTCCTACGACGCGCAGGGCCGCCAGCGCGCTGCGATCCCCACCGCCCAGCCGGACGAGGACATCGCGATCAGCGACCCCGTCGCCGATCTGCTTCAGGACGCACCGGTCCCGCACGCCGTGATCACGGACGACCTCCTGGTCTCCCCGGTGACGCTGCCCGACGGGACCGACCAGATGGCCGCGTTCTCGCTGGCCGACGGACACCGCCTCTGGCAGAACACGGCGGACAGTGATTCCGACTGGTGGACGTCCAACCGCACCGCCGCGCTGGACCTCCAGCCGGACGGACTATATGTCGCCACACCGGGCTGGAGCCGTCCGCGGATCGTGCGGCTCGACCCGGGCACCGGACGCGTGACGATGGCGTACGTCATCTCCGGCGACAAGAGGTTCGACTGGGACGGGGGCGAGCTGTTCGTCGTCGACGGTGGCTATGTGCGGGTCGCCGAAGACGGCACGGGAGACAACCGGCCCATTGCGATGTGGCGCTAG
- a CDS encoding flavodoxin family protein, whose product MPTLLIVHHTPSPTLQSMFEAVLAGATDDQIEGVTVVRRPALAATAVDVLAADAVIVGTPANIGYMSGALKHFFDQVYYPCLDATKKLPYAAYVHGNNDTAGALRAIESIAGGMGWERVFRPVTVTGEAAKADLEACWELGATVAAGLME is encoded by the coding sequence ATGCCCACCCTGCTGATCGTCCACCACACGCCGTCGCCGACCCTGCAGTCGATGTTCGAGGCCGTCCTCGCCGGCGCGACCGACGACCAGATCGAGGGCGTGACGGTGGTGCGACGCCCGGCCCTGGCCGCGACGGCGGTGGACGTTCTGGCCGCCGACGCGGTGATCGTGGGGACGCCGGCGAACATCGGTTACATGTCCGGCGCCCTGAAGCACTTCTTCGACCAGGTCTACTACCCCTGCCTGGACGCCACGAAGAAGCTCCCGTACGCCGCCTACGTCCACGGCAACAACGACACCGCCGGCGCGCTGCGGGCGATCGAGTCGATCGCCGGCGGCATGGGCTGGGAGCGGGTGTTCCGGCCGGTGACGGTGACCGGGGAGGCTGCGAAGGCTGATCTGGAGGCGTGTTGGGAGTTGGGGGCGACGGTGGCGGCGGGGCTTATGGAGTGA